In Gammaproteobacteria bacterium, the following are encoded in one genomic region:
- the nusA gene encoding transcription termination factor NusA, whose protein sequence is MNKEILLVVDAVSNEKGVDNEIIFEAIEAALASATRKKHGSEIDVRVQIDRTSGEYETFRRWQVIDDEDPEFESTERQILVSYARRDHPEIEVGEYIEAPIESVEFGRIAAQTAKQVIVQKVREAERARIAEEYQNRIGTLVMGEVKRVERSGIYIDLGGNVEGFVPREEMLPRESVRSGDRLRAFMKEVRTETRGPQLILTRTSDPFLIELFKLEVPEVGQGLIEIVAAARDPGLRAKIAVKSNDPRLDPVGACVGMRGSRVQSVSNELSGERIDIVMWDENPAQYVINAMSPADVKSIVMDEEARSMDIAVEEEKLSQAIGRGGQNIKLASQLIQWKLNVMNEAEADEKSDSEARELQGLFMERLDVDEEIAAILVQEGFSSLDEVAYVPRTELLEIEEFDEGVVDELRGRARDALLTQAIASEEVLDEAQPAQDLLEMEGMDSELAYRMAAKGILTMEDLAEQSVDEVMEIDGLDKERASDLIMKARAPWFEQEEQG, encoded by the coding sequence ATGAACAAAGAAATTCTGCTGGTTGTCGACGCCGTCTCGAATGAGAAAGGTGTCGACAATGAGATCATTTTCGAGGCGATCGAAGCGGCGTTGGCATCGGCCACCCGCAAGAAGCACGGTAGCGAAATCGATGTACGGGTGCAGATCGACAGAACATCGGGCGAGTACGAGACGTTCCGGCGCTGGCAAGTCATCGACGACGAGGACCCGGAATTCGAATCGACCGAGCGACAGATCCTGGTGAGTTACGCGCGCCGGGACCACCCCGAGATCGAGGTCGGGGAATACATCGAGGCACCGATCGAGTCGGTCGAATTCGGCCGGATCGCGGCACAGACCGCCAAGCAGGTCATCGTACAGAAGGTCCGCGAGGCCGAGCGGGCGCGAATCGCCGAAGAGTATCAGAACCGCATCGGCACGCTGGTCATGGGCGAGGTCAAGCGTGTCGAACGTTCCGGTATCTATATCGATCTCGGCGGAAACGTCGAGGGTTTCGTTCCCAGGGAGGAGATGCTGCCGAGGGAATCGGTCCGTTCGGGAGATCGGTTGCGGGCCTTCATGAAGGAGGTGCGCACAGAGACGCGCGGGCCGCAGTTGATTCTGACGCGGACCAGCGACCCGTTTCTCATCGAGCTGTTCAAGCTGGAAGTCCCGGAGGTCGGGCAGGGCCTGATCGAGATCGTCGCGGCGGCCCGAGATCCCGGACTGCGGGCCAAGATCGCGGTCAAGTCGAATGATCCCCGGCTCGACCCGGTGGGGGCATGCGTCGGCATGCGCGGTTCGCGCGTCCAGTCGGTCTCCAACGAGCTGTCGGGAGAGCGGATCGACATCGTGATGTGGGACGAGAACCCGGCACAGTATGTCATCAACGCGATGTCACCGGCGGATGTGAAATCCATCGTTATGGACGAGGAGGCCCGCAGCATGGACATCGCAGTGGAGGAGGAGAAGCTGTCCCAGGCGATCGGACGCGGCGGGCAGAACATCAAGCTCGCAAGCCAGCTGATCCAGTGGAAGCTGAACGTCATGAACGAGGCCGAGGCCGACGAGAAGAGCGACTCCGAGGCGCGGGAGCTTCAGGGCTTGTTCATGGAGCGCCTCGACGTGGACGAGGAGATCGCGGCGATCCTGGTTCAGGAAGGTTTCTCCAGTCTGGACGAGGTTGCCTACGTCCCGAGGACGGAACTGCTCGAGATCGAGGAGTTCGACGAGGGCGTCGTCGACGAATTGCGCGGACGCGCGCGAGACGCACTGCTGACGCAGGCGATCGCCTCAGAGGAGGTGCTGGACGAGGCCCAGCCCGCCCAGGATCTTCTGGAGATGGAGGGGATGGATTCGGAGCTCGCCTACAGGATGGCAGCCAAGGGAATCCTCACCATGGAGGATCTTGCAGAACAATCCGTGGACGAGGTAATGGAGATCGATGGGTTGGACAAGGAGCGCGCTTCGGACCTGATCATGAAGGCGCGCGCTCCCTGGTTTGAACAAGAGGAGCAGGGGTGA